In Planococcus sp. MB-3u-03, the DNA window TCGCTGCTAGCTAGTTGATCTAAGGGGCCGTTAATAGGTGCCCTGTGAATCCGCGGAGCAGATACATAAAAAAGAAAGGATAGGATACTTATGAAGAAGGATTTGCGCATCAAGAGTAAGGTTTTCAGCGAAGGGCCGATGAAAGCCCCGAACCGGGCAATGCTGCGGGCGGTCGGAGTGACGGATGAAGGCTTCGAGCAGCCGATGGTCGGCATCGCAAGCACATGGAGCGAAGTCACACCGTGTAATATACATATCGACGAACTGGCAAGAGCTGCAAAAAAAGGCGCTCAAGAGGCCGGGGCAGTTCCGTTCATCTTCAACACGATCACTGTTTCTGACGGGATCTCGATGGGAACCGAAGGCATGAAATATTCGCTATCGAGCCGCGACGTCATCGCGGATTCCATTGAAACGGTCGTCGGCGCAGAAAGTCTGGACGGGCTTGTCGCAATCGGCGGCTGTGATAAAAACATTCCCGGCTGTTTGATTGCCATCGCCAATTCCGAAGTGCCGGCAGTATTCGTTTACGGTGGCACCATCGCGGCCGGGCGCTATAATAGCCAGGATATCGACATCGTTTCTGTTTTTGAAGGCGTCGGCCAGCATAATAACGGCACCATCGATGACGCGGCGCTGCGCAAAATCGAATGCAGTGCATGCCCTGGTGCGGGTTCATGCGGCGGCATGTATACGGCGAACACAATGGCGTCAGCAGCTGAAGCGATGGGCATGAGTTTGCCTGGAAGTTCTTCGAATCCGGCAGTGTCTGAGTACAAGGAAGCGGACTGTGAGGCGGCAGGTGCTGCGGTGCACAATTTGCTCGAACTTGGTATCTATCCTAAAGACATCATGACCAAAGAAGCGTTCGAAAACGCCATCACGGTCGTCATGGCGCTTGGCGGATCTACCAATGCCATCCTTCACTTGCTTGCGATTGCGCACGCTGCGGAAGTGGATTTGACAATCGATGACTTCAACCGCCTTCAAAAAACAGTTCCACATATTGCGGACCTGAAACCGAGCGGCAAATACGTCATGCAGGATCTTCACCGCGTAGGCGGCGTTCAAGCTGTCATGAAAATGCTATTGGAAGCGGGTTATTTGCATGGCGATTGCATGACCGTCACCGGTAAAACCGTGGCAGAGAATTTGCAGGAAGCGCCGAGCCTGACAGAAGGCCAGGACGTCATCATGTCCTTCGATAATCCGAAACGAAAAGACGGCCCGTTGATCGTCCTGAAAGGCAATCTGTCCCCGACAGGCGCGGTTGCCAAAGTGTCTGGCGTCAAAGTCAACCGCCACACAGGCCCAGCGCGCGTCTTCGATAATGAAAAAGAAGCGACTGCGGCGGTCATGGCGAACGAAATCAATGATGGCGACGTCTTGGTCATCCGTTATGTCGGGCCAAAAGGCGGTCCGGGCATGCCGGAGATGCTGTCGATTTCTGCAATTCTCGTCGGAAAAGGCATGGGCGAATCGGTTGCGCTCCTGACCGATGGACGGTTCTCGGGCGGCACGCATGGTTTGGTCGTCGGACACATCTCACCGGAAGCGCAGTCGGGCGGCCCGATTGCCTTGCTCCACGAAGGGGATATGGTGACGATCGATTCGGATCTGCAGGAAATCTCTATGGACGTTTCTGATGAAGAACTTGAAAAGCGCAGAAGCGAATGGGTCGCACCGCCGCTTCATCGTAAAGGCGTTCTCGGCAAATACGCGCATAATGTTTCCTGTTCTTCCAAGGGAGCCGTTACCGATTACTTGAACCGATAATAGAAATAAGCAGCGCCGATCCGGGCATAAAACCGGATCGGCGCTTTTTAGTTCTGATACAATTGGAAAAGGGCCGTCCTCAAATGAGGACAGCCCTTTGTTTATTAGGTAACAATCATGTGTTTTGACTTAAATATTAACCCGTAACGAACGGGGAATCATTTCCATTGAAAGTGTTTGCTTTCATTGCCGCGGTAATAGTTCCACTGGGTGCTTTAAACTTAAGCAACGTAAACCCTGCCTTCTTTTACGTCCTTGCGATCCTGTAATCGCGCCAGTGTGAATAAGTATCTTCAAAAACATTGCGTAGAATGCCAGTCATCAAAATTTATGTGTTACCTCGTAGTTAACTCTGAATACTATCTCATATTTTTGGGTATATGTCAATGATAGGGCCTATGTG includes these proteins:
- the ilvD gene encoding dihydroxy-acid dehydratase — translated: MKKDLRIKSKVFSEGPMKAPNRAMLRAVGVTDEGFEQPMVGIASTWSEVTPCNIHIDELARAAKKGAQEAGAVPFIFNTITVSDGISMGTEGMKYSLSSRDVIADSIETVVGAESLDGLVAIGGCDKNIPGCLIAIANSEVPAVFVYGGTIAAGRYNSQDIDIVSVFEGVGQHNNGTIDDAALRKIECSACPGAGSCGGMYTANTMASAAEAMGMSLPGSSSNPAVSEYKEADCEAAGAAVHNLLELGIYPKDIMTKEAFENAITVVMALGGSTNAILHLLAIAHAAEVDLTIDDFNRLQKTVPHIADLKPSGKYVMQDLHRVGGVQAVMKMLLEAGYLHGDCMTVTGKTVAENLQEAPSLTEGQDVIMSFDNPKRKDGPLIVLKGNLSPTGAVAKVSGVKVNRHTGPARVFDNEKEATAAVMANEINDGDVLVIRYVGPKGGPGMPEMLSISAILVGKGMGESVALLTDGRFSGGTHGLVVGHISPEAQSGGPIALLHEGDMVTIDSDLQEISMDVSDEELEKRRSEWVAPPLHRKGVLGKYAHNVSCSSKGAVTDYLNR